CTTCGTCACGTAGTCGTCGCCCACGTCGCGGTACGCCACCAGGCCGACCTTCAGGTGGGGCGTGGGCCGGCCCTGCGCGATGCGCGAGGCGATGGAGAAGATCTTCCGCTTCGCGCCCTCCAGCAGCCCGCTCATCGAGCCCGTCGTGTCGAGCACGAACACCACCTCGATGCGGGGCTTGGCGGCCAGGGCCTGGGCGTCCTGCGGCTCCTTCGCCTGCGGCGCCGCGGGAGGCGTCGCCGACGGGGGCTTGGCCACCGGGTGGCGCCTCACGTCCTTGCTGGCCGGAGCCGGCTTGGGGGCGGCGTCCACGGCGGGCGCCTCCCGGGCCAGGGACGGGGTCGCGAACAAGGTGGTGGCGAGCGCGGCCGACAACACGGCCCGCGACAGGGACTTGAGGTCCATGACGTTCTCCAAGGGAAGGGACGACAGCGGATCAGGAAGGGTTCTGCGTGCGCGTTCGACTCTGGAACGCGGGTCCCCGCCAAAAGGTCTACGCCCCTGGTCGATTTCTCACGCACCCGCCGGGTTGCGCCCGCCCCGCACGCCCGTTAGGGCTGGCCCGCGTGCGCGTCTTCCATTCGGACAGCTACGAAGTGCCGTTGCCCCCTGGCCACCGCTTCCCTATGGAGAAGTACCGCCTGCTGCGCGAGGCGCTGCTGGAGCGGGGCGTCCTCTCCCCGGCGGCCATCACCGAATCCACGCCCTGCCCCCGCGAGGACCTGGAGCGCGTCCACACGCCCCGCTACCTCGACGCCCTGTTCCACGGCACCCTCACCGAGGCGGAGCTGCGGCGGCTCGGCTTCCCGTGGTCTCCCGGGCTGGTCCAACGCTTCGCCGCCGCGGTGGCGGGCACCATCGACGCGGGACGCGCCGCGCTCCGCGATGGCATTGGCGGCAACCTCTCCGGCGGCACGCACCACGGCTTTCCCGACCACGGCGAGGGCTTCTGCGTCTTCAACGACATCGCGGTGGCCATCCGCGTCCTCCAGGCCGAAGGAGCGCTCCGCCGCGCCGTCGTGGTGGACCTCGACGTCCACCAGGGCAATGGCACCGCGGCCGTCTTCGCCGGAGACGACGCCGTCTTCACCTTCTCCATGCACGGCGAGAACAACTTCCCCTTCCGCAAGCAGCCCTCCCACCTCGACGTGGGGCTGCCGGATGGCACCGGGGACGCGGAGTACCTCGACGCCCTGGCGCTCTACCTGCCCGAGGTGCTCGACCGCGCCGGAGCCTGCGCCCTCTTCTTCCAGGCGGGCGTGGACCCGCTCACGGAGGACGCGCTCGGGCGGCTCTCGCTCACCCACGCGGGCCTGCGCGAACGGGACCGGCTGGTGCTGGAGGCGGCGCGCCAGCGGGGCATTCCCGTGGTGCTCACGCTGGGCGGGGGTTATGCGAAGCCGCTTTCCGCGACGATTGAGGCCCATGTGGGCACCTACGAGGTGGCCCGTGCGCTGTTCGGCTGAGCTCGCCTGCCCTGGCGCCGCTTGCCCGGGTGCCACGGTGGACCGATGCTGACGCGCACCAGGAGACCCAAGCCATGACCTTCCCTCTTCGCCGCCCCCTCGTCCGGAGCCTCGCGCTGCTCGGCTGCGCGCTGGCCATGGCCTGCGGCAATGACGCCCCCTTCTTCCGCATGAGCTTCGGCCTCCCGGACACCGTCACCGCCATTCCCGGGGAGAGCCTCCCGGTGGAGGTCACCGTGCGGCGGGAGGGCGATGACCAAAGCCAGTTCCGCATCGGCCTCTCGAACGCGCCCGAAGGCGTCACCCTCGCGCCGGAAATCGTCCTGCCTGAAGGCGAGCCCAGCGTCACCGCCACCTCCACGTACACGGTGGCGCCCGAAACCCAGGCCCGGGGCATGTTCCGCGCGCTGCTGCTCGCCACCAATGCCCCGGAGACGTTCGCCACGGGCGCCAACATCTTCCTGGTCATCCTCGCGCCGCCCGCGCCCCAGCCGGACTTCTCCATCACCGTGGAGCCGCGGCAGCTCAACCTCTTCGGCGGACAGAACGCGAAGGTGCGCATCACGGTGACACGCGCGGAGGGCTTCACCGGTCCCGTGACGGTCTCCCTGGATTCGCCCACCCGCCGCATCAGCATGCCCGAGGTCACCATCCCCGCGGACCAGACCTTCGTGGAGCCGTACGTCGACACCGACCGGGGCATCACGCGCGTGCCGGTCGCCGCGGGACTCATCGCCACCAGCGAGGATGGACGGCAAGCCACCACGGGCTTCTCCGTCAACGTGCGCTAGGCGCAAGCGGGCGCAACGCCGCTCACTTCCAAGCGGGTGACGCGTCCGCGCGCCACCTCGCTTCAGGGGGCCTTCAGCCCCACATGGAATCCCGCGTCAGGCCCAGGGTGGACGTGCGTCCGGCGCCGGGGGCTGCGCGCACGGCATCGGTGCGCAAAAGGGCCCGGGAGGGTTACCTTGAGAGCCACCATGAGCATTTCCCCCGCCCGCCGGCAGGCCGCGCTGGACGCCTTGACGCTGGACGACGAGTCCCTCCTCAAGACGTGCGAGGTGGACTACTTCATCGCCTCCGGCCCGGGCGGACAGCACCGCAACACCACCGCCAGCGGCGTGCGCCTCACCCACGCCCCCACGGAGCTGTCCGTCAGCGCCACCGAGCGCCGCAGCCAGGTCCAGAACAAGGGCGTGGCGCTGGAGCGTCTGCGCGAGGGCCTCAAGGTCCTCACCTTCGTCCCCAAGGTGCGGCGGGCCACCAAGCCCACCGCCGGCTCGAAGCGCCGTCGCCTGGAAGGCAAGAAGCGCACGTCTGAAAAGAAAGCCCAGAGAACCATTAAATCCGGCTGGTGACCCGGGTCTGTTCAGACTCCAGTCCTCCTGTCACCGAGCAGCCTGGGTGTGCCTAAAGTTTGCGGACTCGCAGACGTTGCGAGGTCGGCTGCTCTCGCTGGCACCCCGTCCCCATCAAAATTCCGTGAAGTGTCAAGGGCTTGGCCGAAGCGTCAGGGAGGCATGAGGTGTGCAAACACCCTGCGCGTCTCACTCGCCCCAGCCCCCAGGGGCCATTGTCTTCGCAGGACATCCCCCCATGGCCTTGCTCACGGACTTTTCGACGCTTTTCCCCCGCCGGTCGCGTTGGGCCCCGCTGGCGCTGACGCTGGCCGCCTCCGCCGCCTGGGCCCAGCCCACCCCGGCCCCTGAATCCACCACCGAGCCCGCCGCCACCGAAGTCGCCCCGGCGGACTACGCCGCCGAAGCCAAGGGCGCGGAGCCCTCTGGCGTCGTGGTGCGCGTCCCGCCCGGACAGCAGACGCAGTTCATCATCGAGAACGTCGAGCGCGTGCGCGTCCAGCAGCCCGGCCTGGTGGAGGCGTCCGTCGGCGAGCCGAACCAGGTGATGGTGCAGGGCCTGGAGCGGGGCGTCTCCGAAGTGCTCGTGTGGCGGCAGGACAGCAAGCGGCCCTTGAGCGTGCGCGTGGAGGTGAGCCCGTGAGCCGCCGCGCCGCTCGCGGGTTGACGATGCTCGAGGTCAGCATCGTCCTCGCCATCCTCGCGGTGCTGGCCGCGCTCGCGTACGCGGGCTACGCGCAACTGAGCGCGCGCACCGGTCCGCAGAACGCCGCGGCCGACCTGTCCGGCGCCTTCGCGGAGGCCCGGGCGCGCGCGGTGGACCGTCAGTCCGACGTGTGGCTCATCATCTACCCGGACATCAACCCGGACGGAGACGCCGGCGCGGGCCATGGCGCCTGGTTCCTCCTCGAGGACCAGTCGCGGGGCTTTGGTGACGCCGCCGGTCCCGCGGGGCAGCTCCGCTTCAACACCTTCGAGCCTCCGCTGAGCATCCATCCCGCCGAGGGCCAGGGGCGGTTGATGGACTCCATGTACCTGGACCGCTACACGCAGCGCTCCGTGCGCTTCGGCGCCAGCGGCCGGCTGGAGTGGGACGGCGTCTTCACCGGCCTGCCCGTTTCGGACTGCAGCTTCTGCAGCGGCGCGCCGCGGCGGGGCGCCATCGTCTTCCGGAGTGACGGCTCGGCGCGCTTCGTCGACGGCGCGGGCCAACCCGTCATCTCCGCTGGCAACGGCGCGGTGAATCGCGCCGCGTCCCTGGCCCTTCTCTCCACCGACGAGCAGCGCGAGTACGTCTTCGCCATCTCCGCGCCCGTCGGCTTCGTCGACACGAGGACCCACCGATGAAGCGCATGACTCGCTCGACCCGTCGCGGTGCCCAGCGCGGCGCCACCCTCATCGAAGGCATGGCCGCCGCCGCCGTCCTCGCCTTTGGCGTCAGTGGCGTCTTTGGCGGGCTCATCTTCGCCAGCCAGCAGAACACCGCCGCCAACCGGCTGTCCCAGGCGACCGCCATCGCGGCGCAGGTCCGCTCGGGCCTTCAAATCCAGGGACGGGCCCGCCTCTTCACCGGCGCAGGTCCGCTGACCAACGGGCGCTGCAGCAGCGCCGCGGAGACGCTGGAGCTGGCCGGTGGCCTCTCCTCGCTCCCCAACGCGTGCGTGGTGGACCTCGACGCGTACGAAAGCGCCACCCCGGACCCGCTGCTCAAGGTGGTGCCGGGCTATTGGGAAGGGGGCCAGGACTACTACCGCCGCGTGCTCGTGTGGACGCCGGACACCGCCGTCGACTCGGTGGCGGTGGTGGTGTCCTTCCCCAACGCCGGGCAGCGCCGCTACGTGAAGCAGTTCGTCGCGCTCTACAACCCGGTGGAGAACGGCGCGGGGGTGGAGCTGTGAGGACGCACCCGCGCGGGGCTCGCGGCGGCTTCACGCTCATCGAGCTGTTGGTGGGCGTCACCGTCTCCTCGGTGGTGCTGCTGGCGGTGGCCGGCACCATCATCGCGGTCAACGACATCTTCCAGAGCAACACCATCTCCAAGACGGCCGTCGAAGGCAGCCGCGTGGGAATGGACTACCTGAACCACACGCTGCGCTACGCGGGTTATGGCCTGGACCCGGCCATCGCCTTCAACTTCGACACCACGGGGCTGCCCGACGAGCGCAAGGACAACTACACGCAGGAAGTGGCGGACTGGGGCACCTTCATCACGGACGACCTCGCCTTCCGCTACCGCGACCCCATGTACCTGCGCCGGGGCCAGCTCGACGCCACGGGCGCGCCCCCCTACCGGCTCGACCTGGAGCCGGCGGCCACCTTTGGCCAGGCGCTGCGCCAGGGCCAGGCGGTGATGGTGGCCTGCCCCGGTGGCCAGGAGTACTTCCTGGGACGGCTGGCCGGGGATGTGACGGCGGACGCCACCACGGCGTCGCTCGAGGCCGCGCTCCCCGCGGGACAGCCGGGTAACGCGCCCAGGGCCTGCATGGCGGATTCGACGCGCGCGCCCTTCGTCATGCTGGTGCAGGAGAAGCGGATGCGGGTGGAGGCCCACGGCGGCCGGCCCTACCTGGTGGTGCGGCACGGCTGGGCCGAGAACGCCGACTTCGACCCGATTGCCTCCGACGTCGAGTCCTTCCAGGTCGCTTATTTGATGAACCGGCCTCCCGCGAACTCCGCGTGCTGCGCCGGACTCCCCCCGCCGGATGGCGCCGTCGGCAGCGGCCAGGGCTGGGTGCTGGGAGACGAGGACTCCGTGGTGCTGCCCAAGTACGACGCGGACGTCCCCGCGCCCACGTACAGCACCCCTTACGACGCGCCGCTTCGCTACAACATGAACCCGGCCAACATCCGCTCGGTGAGCGTGGGCCTCACGGTTCGCTCGGCGCGCCATCGCCCGTCCGGCGACGCCGAATCCGCCCGGCGGCTCATCAACGCCGTGCCCGTGTCTGGCGAGGACATGTTCTTCCGCTCCACCGTGGAAACGTCCGTGCGCATCCCCAACATGACGTCCCGCGCCTTCTTCATCCCCGAGCTGCGCTCGCCCGGCGTCGCCGGTGACATCAAGAACGTCTGGGGAGGCTAGTCCAATGACATCCTTTTCCTCCGCCTCTCGCCGGGGCAGCGCCCTGGCCATCACCTTGATTGCCCTGACGGTGCTGCTGCTGCTGGTCGTGGGCGCCATCACCTTCACCGGCCGCAACCAGTCCGCCGCCGTGTCCAAGATGCGCGGAGACCGCGTGGAGGCCTGCGCGGAGACGGCCCGGCGCCACCTGCTGTCGCGGCTCAAGGTGTTTGGCGCCGGTGCCATCCCCGTCACCAGCATCAACCTGGAGCAGGTGCTGATGGATGACGAAGTCGTCTCCGACCGCAGCACCATGCGCACCGCCCACATCGGCGACACCGATTCCGCCCCCACGGCGGCGGTGCTGGCGTCCTCCTCCTTCAGCAGCGGCAAGGACCAGGTGAGCGACGCGGCCAACACCCTTCGAGAAGGCACCACCGGCGGCAGCTACTACCGCGTGGTCGTCATGTGTGGCGAGCCCGGCGGCCGACAGGCCGAGACCGAGTTCGTCTTCCGCTTCGGCATCTGACCCTTCCGCCCCCCGCCCTTCCCCGAGTCCCCCCATGAAGGCACTCCTCTCCACCTTGACGGCCCTGGCGGCGCTGCTCGCCGCGCCTGGCGCGTTCGCGCAGGACCCGGCCTCCTGCTCCCTCCAGTCGACGTCCCGCCTGGACGCGCTGATGAACCCCGCGCGCGGCAGCGACGAGCGCTTCTTCACCAGCCCCAGCGGTCCGCCCAACATCCTGCTCATCCTGGACACGTCGGGCTCCATGGCGTGGTGGCCCATCGCCTGGAGCAACGACACCGTCCACAGCTATTCGAACAACAGCGGCGGCCTCAATCCAGGGTGCCGACAGGAGAACATCGACGCGCTGAACTACGACCCCAACGTCGCCTACCCGCGCATGTGGCTGTCGCTGACCAACCAGAACTCCGCCTGGTTCGTCCCGGACCGGTACTACCGCTTCGACGGAAACGGCAGCGGCACGCAGGAAAGCTTCGGGATGGGCAACAACCCGGTGCGCTTCGACCAGGAGCCAGACGCGGTCATCTCCACGTCCGCGGACGCGGCGTGCACCAACGTGATTGGCGGCGGCACCGGCAACGGCCGACCCGCCGCCCGTACCGCGTGCGCGCAGTGCCTGGCGACCAAGGGCTACTTCCAGTTCGCGTCCAACCGCCGCATCGCGACGGGCAACTTCCTCAACTTCTACTCACCGCGCGGACACTCCGCCGTCAACGTCATCAGCCAGGTGCTCAAGGATTCGGAGCGCACGCGCTTCGGCGTGATGACGTTCTCCGCGGGCAGCGGCGCCAGCGGCACGGTGAAGTGGAGTGGCCAGGACGTGGTGCGCTTCGAGCGCTTCGGCCCCCGGTGTGACCAGGCGATGAATGTTCCGGAGCGCAACAACCACCGCACCAACCTGCTCAGCAAGATGAGCAACGGCCTGCAGTTCAACACCGGCACGCCGCTGACGCAGGTCATGTGGGGCGCCAGCACGTACTTCCGCTCGTCCAGCAACGACCCCTTCACGGGTTGGTTCGGCACCAACTACCTGCGCGATTCGAGCTTCAACGACGAGGCCTCGCCGGGACGGGCCTCCACCTGCTTCTCCTGCGGCTTCAACGCCATGATTCTGCTCACGGACGGCGAGCCCAACGAGCCCAGCGGCAACGGTTCCCAGATTCCCCAAGCGGTGCGCGACCTCAACGTCCCCTGCTCCAATTGCTCAGCGGCCGGACAGGGCGCCAACAGCGGAGGCAGCAACAGCCACATCCACCGCATCGCCCGGTGGATGTGGACCCATGACTTGCGTCCGGAGCTCCCCGGCACGCAGCAGGTGGCCACCTACACCGTGGGCTTCGCGCTGACGAACACGCCCGCGCTGAACCTGCTGCGCACCACCGCCGACGCGGGCGGCGGGCGCTTCTACGCGGCCACCAACTCCAGCCAGCTCAAGACGGCGCTCCAGTCCATCGTCGACGACGTGCAGAACCGGAACATCGCCTTCGCCGCCGCGGCCATCTCCTCGTTCCAGACGGGCAGCTCCACCCTCAGCGCGCTGATGCCGCGCATGTCGCCCGCCTCGGGTGACAACGCCTGGCGTGGTGACTTGTGGCGCTTCAACCAGTTCAACGAGTTCGTCGAAGGCGTGGACAAGAACGGCGACGGCGACATGGACGACATCTTCGTCGTCGACCGGGACGGAGACATCGTCGTCGAGGACACGGGCGGCAACTTCGTCAAGGACGGTGGCAACACGCCCGCCAATGAGTTCTGGGAGGCGCGCCGCGCGCTGATGTCCCGGACGCTCAACAGCCGGAAAATCTACACGGTGCTGGACACCAACCGGGACGGCCGCATCACCGCCGCGGACAACATGACGGCGCCCATCGAGTTCACGGTGGCGAACCGCGAACAGCTCAAGAGCTACCTTGGCATCCTCGGCACGCCCGTGTGCCCCACCGTCCAGTCGCTGGTTCCCCTGGAAATCGACCCGGGCAAGCTGATGACGGGCCTCAAGGTGACGCCGCAGCAGGCGGCGACCGCCATGGGAATCACCGTGCCCACCTTCGGCAACCAGACCACGGCGCAGACGTGGCTGAACGACCTCTGCGTGCGCACGCTCATCCAATACGTGCGCGGCCAGGACCTGGCGGACGAGGACGGCAACGGCAACCGCACGGAGGTGCGCCGCTCCGTGCTGGGCGACATCTTCCACTCCGCGCCGGTGCTGGTGGACCCGCCCATGGACAAGTTCCTGTGCAACCTGGGCATGAGCAACCAGTGCGCGCGCACGCTCTACAGCCAGCAGCTCGGCGTGTCGCCGACGCCGCTCGCCCAGGAGACCATCACCCGCTGCGGCAACAGCGTGGAGGTGGACGCGTATGACGCCTACCTGCACCGCTACCGCCGCCGCGACAAGCTGGTGCTGGTGGGCGCCAACGACGGCATGCTGCACGCCTTCCGGGACAGCACCGCCAGCGCGGACAACTGCGAGGGCGGCCTGCCCATGATTGAGTACACGCCCAGCAACGGCGAGGAGGAGTGGGCCTTCATCCCGCCGGACTTGCTGTCGCGCCTGCACGAGATGGCCAACGGCCACCAGTACTACGTGGACGGCGACATCATGGTGCG
This genomic window from Myxococcus hansupus contains:
- a CDS encoding histone deacetylase; translation: MRVFHSDSYEVPLPPGHRFPMEKYRLLREALLERGVLSPAAITESTPCPREDLERVHTPRYLDALFHGTLTEAELRRLGFPWSPGLVQRFAAAVAGTIDAGRAALRDGIGGNLSGGTHHGFPDHGEGFCVFNDIAVAIRVLQAEGALRRAVVVDLDVHQGNGTAAVFAGDDAVFTFSMHGENNFPFRKQPSHLDVGLPDGTGDAEYLDALALYLPEVLDRAGACALFFQAGVDPLTEDALGRLSLTHAGLRERDRLVLEAARQRGIPVVLTLGGGYAKPLSATIEAHVGTYEVARALFG
- a CDS encoding PilC/PilY family type IV pilus protein, producing MKALLSTLTALAALLAAPGAFAQDPASCSLQSTSRLDALMNPARGSDERFFTSPSGPPNILLILDTSGSMAWWPIAWSNDTVHSYSNNSGGLNPGCRQENIDALNYDPNVAYPRMWLSLTNQNSAWFVPDRYYRFDGNGSGTQESFGMGNNPVRFDQEPDAVISTSADAACTNVIGGGTGNGRPAARTACAQCLATKGYFQFASNRRIATGNFLNFYSPRGHSAVNVISQVLKDSERTRFGVMTFSAGSGASGTVKWSGQDVVRFERFGPRCDQAMNVPERNNHRTNLLSKMSNGLQFNTGTPLTQVMWGASTYFRSSSNDPFTGWFGTNYLRDSSFNDEASPGRASTCFSCGFNAMILLTDGEPNEPSGNGSQIPQAVRDLNVPCSNCSAAGQGANSGGSNSHIHRIARWMWTHDLRPELPGTQQVATYTVGFALTNTPALNLLRTTADAGGGRFYAATNSSQLKTALQSIVDDVQNRNIAFAAAAISSFQTGSSTLSALMPRMSPASGDNAWRGDLWRFNQFNEFVEGVDKNGDGDMDDIFVVDRDGDIVVEDTGGNFVKDGGNTPANEFWEARRALMSRTLNSRKIYTVLDTNRDGRITAADNMTAPIEFTVANREQLKSYLGILGTPVCPTVQSLVPLEIDPGKLMTGLKVTPQQAATAMGITVPTFGNQTTAQTWLNDLCVRTLIQYVRGQDLADEDGNGNRTEVRRSVLGDIFHSAPVLVDPPMDKFLCNLGMSNQCARTLYSQQLGVSPTPLAQETITRCGNSVEVDAYDAYLHRYRRRDKLVLVGANDGMLHAFRDSTASADNCEGGLPMIEYTPSNGEEEWAFIPPDLLSRLHEMANGHQYYVDGDIMVRDVWADGSDGSQPDGIKQSTEYHTMAVISEGRGGVHYLALELRANPTSNRFEAPRMQWMYPQPDAPEAALFGKTLFSLSPKPPPIGPVLVEAGTAPGAVSRYGVNTQERWVIALSGGWSPGQEKGRGIYVVDAWSPEVNGRSDNLWWKFEYDPNASGEQNQPARHLTHSVAAPVALVDYGVAGSVQQDGFFDTAVFGDMRGQLWVARMSVPGALDPSTRLIRNWSAARAFQMDRDAAGSSGVQGNTLSRTWPFYYVPSIGIQPGTGAMRALVGTGDRYALLDDEAGICRFDNPQACARYGCGNVEVDYRVQRLDQNVTRARHQWSQKELAQTTLTRAVSTQEACGNPGQTVATARFNRYEARACPGAPQDYTSLSPARVECGKDALGNFSCQDVSNVAPNYGDLELTRNVSDIGKNRFYGVRVYGISGQTFAEDATAPVEGQMTALQFDTARLTDRTSANGASGDLVDVTNITCNAAGACSAPGAQPEGAGWMLEYNDNLTHKTAGGAATVASCTLWNVIYPSQDGQVCSSTAARARFYQADFLSGLPNCAASFDNARFQERSVLSPPPEPATAVMISPTGSVKYSAVMQEPGQRQATSVDVAENSEVLQNVYELPLTQDQHTCRHVSAANCLP
- a CDS encoding pilus assembly protein N-terminal domain-containing protein translates to MALLTDFSTLFPRRSRWAPLALTLAASAAWAQPTPAPESTTEPAATEVAPADYAAEAKGAEPSGVVVRVPPGQQTQFIIENVERVRVQQPGLVEASVGEPNQVMVQGLERGVSEVLVWRQDSKRPLSVRVEVSP
- a CDS encoding prepilin-type N-terminal cleavage/methylation domain-containing protein, which gives rise to MSRRAARGLTMLEVSIVLAILAVLAALAYAGYAQLSARTGPQNAAADLSGAFAEARARAVDRQSDVWLIIYPDINPDGDAGAGHGAWFLLEDQSRGFGDAAGPAGQLRFNTFEPPLSIHPAEGQGRLMDSMYLDRYTQRSVRFGASGRLEWDGVFTGLPVSDCSFCSGAPRRGAIVFRSDGSARFVDGAGQPVISAGNGAVNRAASLALLSTDEQREYVFAISAPVGFVDTRTHR
- a CDS encoding peptide chain release factor family protein, whose protein sequence is MSISPARRQAALDALTLDDESLLKTCEVDYFIASGPGGQHRNTTASGVRLTHAPTELSVSATERRSQVQNKGVALERLREGLKVLTFVPKVRRATKPTAGSKRRRLEGKKRTSEKKAQRTIKSGW
- a CDS encoding PilW family protein is translated as MRTHPRGARGGFTLIELLVGVTVSSVVLLAVAGTIIAVNDIFQSNTISKTAVEGSRVGMDYLNHTLRYAGYGLDPAIAFNFDTTGLPDERKDNYTQEVADWGTFITDDLAFRYRDPMYLRRGQLDATGAPPYRLDLEPAATFGQALRQGQAVMVACPGGQEYFLGRLAGDVTADATTASLEAALPAGQPGNAPRACMADSTRAPFVMLVQEKRMRVEAHGGRPYLVVRHGWAENADFDPIASDVESFQVAYLMNRPPANSACCAGLPPPDGAVGSGQGWVLGDEDSVVLPKYDADVPAPTYSTPYDAPLRYNMNPANIRSVSVGLTVRSARHRPSGDAESARRLINAVPVSGEDMFFRSTVETSVRIPNMTSRAFFIPELRSPGVAGDIKNVWGG
- a CDS encoding type IV pilus modification PilV family protein is translated as MKRMTRSTRRGAQRGATLIEGMAAAAVLAFGVSGVFGGLIFASQQNTAANRLSQATAIAAQVRSGLQIQGRARLFTGAGPLTNGRCSSAAETLELAGGLSSLPNACVVDLDAYESATPDPLLKVVPGYWEGGQDYYRRVLVWTPDTAVDSVAVVVSFPNAGQRRYVKQFVALYNPVENGAGVEL